One stretch of Prinia subflava isolate CZ2003 ecotype Zambia chromosome 19, Cam_Psub_1.2, whole genome shotgun sequence DNA includes these proteins:
- the LOC134560342 gene encoding uncharacterized protein LOC134560342, with translation MIRGEGAAREEGRGRQRPPLGGCWGPPRPPAPASRRPGSLGTARPLSPGHSAGTGADRVTLPHPSSSTSVHSKRPAASRSLLQFTPTGPPLSHGDQWVPAGSRGTSAAAPGPAAPRAPRPPRWSAPSAPRQEPESLPPSAPAPHLAPRSAPTRAGK, from the exons ATGAtcagaggggagggagcagcgagggaggagggaaggggccGGCAGCGCCCGCCTCTAGGGGGGTGCTGGGGGCCGCCtcgccccccggccccggcctcccgccgccccggcagcctgggcactgcccgGCCGCTTTCCCCCG GCCACTCGGCTGGCACCGGCGCCGACAGGGTTACGCTCCCACACCCCTCCTCTTCCACGAG CGTCCACAGCAAACGCCCGGCGGCTTCAAGAAGTTTACTGCAGTTTACCCCAACCGGGCCGCCGCTCTCTCACGGCGACCAGTGGGTGCCCGCGGGCTCCCGCGGGACAAGCGctgccgcccccggccccgccgcgccccgggccccgcgcccgccccgctgGAGCGCGCCCTCGGCGCCGCGGCAGGAACCGGAGTCGCTGCCGCCCTCCGCGCCCGCCCCGCACCTTGCGCCGCGCTCCGCACCCACTCGcgcaggaaaataa
- the TBX3 gene encoding T-box transcription factor TBX3, with amino-acid sequence MNLPMRDPVIPGTSMAYHPFLPHRAPDFAMSAVLGHQPPFFPALALPPNGAAALSLPGALAKPIMDQLVGAAETGIPFSSLGHQAAAHLRPLKTLEPEEEVEDDPKVHLEAKELWEQFHKRGTEMVITKSGRRMFPPFKVRCTGLDKKAKYILLMDIVAADDCRYKFHNSRWMVAGKADPEMPKRMYIHPDSPATGEQWMSKVVTFHKLKLTNNISDKHGFTILNSMHKYQPRFHIVRANDILKLPYSTFRTYVFPETEFIAVTAYQNDKITQLKIDNNPFAKGFRDTGNGRREKRKQLTLQSMRVYDERQKKENPTSDESSNEQTAFKCFAQSSCPAVPAVGTSSLKDLCPSEGDSDADSKDDPLLEGNESGKISTTTATTPAPASSAATAGDDPRDKGGSPSKSHFFPGDSAGSRSRERTEKAPPDSRHSPATISSSTRGGSLSGEELKSPLRDGPKVDENRLLGKEPFTPLTVQTDNTAHLSQGHLQNLGFPPALAGQQFFNPLGNGHPLLLHPGQFAMGGAFSGMAAGMGPLLATVSGASAGVSGLDNTVMATAAAQGLSGASAAALPFHLQQHVLASQGLAMSPFGSLFPYPYTYMAAAAAASSAASSSVHRHPFLSAVRPRLRYSPYPLPVPLSDGSSLLTTALPGLAAGSGEGKAGGLSASPGSVPLDSASDLTSRSSTLSSGSVSLSPKLGADKEAATSELQNIQRLVSGLDPKQDRSRSGSP; translated from the exons ATGAATTTACCGATGAGAGATCCAGTAATCCCTGGGACAAGCATGGCTTATCATCCTTTTTTACCGCACCGGGCACCGGACTTTGCCATGAGCGCTGTGCTGGGACATCAGCCTCCCTTCTTCCCGGCTCTGGCTTTGCCTCCCAACGGGGCTGCCGCCCTCTCCCTTCCCGGGGCTCTGGCTAAACCCATCATGGATCAGTTAGTGGGGGCTGCAGAGACTGgcattcccttttcctccctgggTCACCAGGCAGCAGCCCATCTGAGGCCTTTAAAAACTCTGGAGCCAGAGGAAGAGGTAGAAGACGATCCGAAAGTGCATCTGGAAGCTAAAGAGCTTTGGGAGCAGTTCCATAAAAGAGGCACGGAGATGGTGATTACCAAATCGGGAAG GAGAATGTTCCCTCCATTTAAAGTGAGATGCACTGGACTGGATAAAAAGGCCAAGTACATTTTATTGATGGATATTGTGGCGGCCGATGATTGTAGGTACAAATTCCACAATTCCCGGTGGATGGTCGCCGGCAAGGCTGACCCTGAAATGCCAAAGAGAATGTACATCCACCCGGACAGCCCGGCCACCGGCGAACAATGGATGTCCAAAGTCGTCACCTTTCACAAGCTGAAGCTCACTAACAACATCTCTGACAAGCACGGATTT ACCATTTTAAACTCCATGCACAAGTACCAGCCCCGGTTCCACATCGTCCGAGCCAACGATATCCTCAAGCTTCCTTACAGCACGTTCAGGACCTACGTTTTCCCGGAGACTGAATTCATCGCAGTGACCGCATACCAGAATGATAAG ATCACACAATTAAAAATTGACAACAACCCCTTTGCCAAAGGTTTTCGGGACACCGGGAatggaaggagggaaaagag GAAGCAGCTGACCCTGCAGTCCATGCGCGTCTACGACGAGCGGCAGAAGAAGGAGAACCCCACCTCGGACGAGTCGTCCAATGAGCAGACGGCCTTCAAGTGCTTTGCCCAGTCCTCGTGTCCTGCCGTGCCTGCCGTGGGCACCTCCAGCCTCAAAG ATCTCTGCCCCAGCGAGGGAGACAGCGATGCAGACAGCAAAGACGATCCCTTGCTAGAAGGCAACGAGTCGGGCAAAATCAGCACGACCACCGCCACCACCCCAGCGCCGGCCAGCTCCGCTGCCACCGCGGGGGACGACCCCCGGGACAAGGGCGGCAGCCCCTCCAAGAGCCACTTCTTCCCTGGGGACTCGGCAGGGAGTCGGAGCCGAGAGAGGACTGAGAAAGCCCCTCCGGActcccggcacagcccggctACCATCTCTTCCAGCACCCGGGGGGGAAGCCTGAGCGGCGAGGAACTGAAAAGCCCCCTCAGGGATGGCCCCAAAGTAGATGAGAACCGGCTGCTGGGCAAAGAGCCCTTCACCCCCCTGACGGTCCAGACCGATAACACGGCCCACCTGAGCCAGGGACACTTGCAGAACCTCGgctttccccctgccctggcgGGCCAGCAGTTCTTCAACCCGCTGGGGAACGGGCAcccgctgctgctgcacccCGGGCAGTTCGCCATGGGGGGGGCCTTCTCCGGCATGGCCGCGGGCATGGGGCCCCTCCTCGCCACCGTCTCCGGGGCATCGGCCGGGGTCTCGGGACTGGACAACACGGTCATGGCCACGGCCGCGGCCCAGGGACTCTCGGGAGCGTCGGCGGCTGCTTTGCCTTTCCATCTGCAGCAGCACGTCCTGGCCTCACAG GGCCTGGCCATGTCTCCCTTCGGCAGCCTTTTCCCCTACCCCTACACCTacatggcggcggcggccgccgcctCCAGCGCCGCCTCCAGCTCGGTGCACCGGCACCCGTTCCTGAGCGCCGTGCGGCCGCGGCTCCGCTACAGCCCCTACCCGCTGCCCGTGCCGCTGTCGGACGGCAGCAGCCTCCTCACCACGGCCCTGCCCGGCCTGGCCGCCGGCTCCGGGGAGGGCAAGGCGGGCGGGCTGAGCGCCAGCCCCGGCTCCGTGCCCCTGGACTCCGCCTCGGACCTCACCAGCCGCTCCTCCACGCTCTCGTCCGGCTCCGTGTCGCTGTCCCCCAAGCTGGGCGCCGACAAGGAGGCGGCCACCAGCGAACTGCAGAATATCCAGCGCCTGGTCAGCGGGCTCGACCCCAAGCAGGACAGATCCCGCAGCGGCTCCCCGTAA